From Streptomyces sp. NBC_00237, a single genomic window includes:
- a CDS encoding FtsX-like permease family protein, which produces MRTRLRTAPGAAVALGVLVLLTAFLAAAFPRAVTTYEDEGLRHAIDSAPAGQRVIQATSNASFRSLGDAPEESEPALTPEDMRQGLAEVLKAPAKPLQVLPGQAVHAVLTPTELAATDTWLPKLAPAAMPSFAVTARSGLAGQARFVAGRAPVHQGDKPAGAVLGLEAAVSEATARTLGLTVGSVVHLDAESRGATSGNSARVKISGIFAPRAPQSLYWAVDPNLLKPGIKEEGNPDLEHWWSTLLVAPEAAPSLFHLAPELERVWEVAPRTDHLTAAETSALVQSIASLENGPGASALRARMKQPVTVGTGIEGIVASYESNRTAVAPVISVAGYGVGTVAAVVLLMAGALAGARRYAELSLLRARGGSVRGIAGRLGAELGVVAVPAAVLGWAAAYALLPHAPLAPSLLAAAAVALLASAALPVRAAVSHLRPRVHGGRGDIAHAKPSRRRTVVELTLAVLTVGAVAALRRRGTDDGADALISAAPVLIGIVAALVLVRLYPLPLRWAARPMALRRGAIGFLSAARAGRAPVTAMLPLLALLIALTTAAFGGSVLAGVNESRDRAATVRVGADARLDARGKDVRGYDERAVAAVRKAPGVREVVAVGLDFFLSLPDKKSEITLVAVDPVAYAQLSGGPDAGGFAPAALKGGKRGGTFPVLVSPDAAKRLRGTGDLALRSASHGDFTARVAGTVPRTPVLPEGDFMIVSKDAFASVTARSLLVSGDGLTSDGLTRAAGVPGLVHLWSEERARFVDQPLQAGAMRIYTVSVAAGAGFAVLAVLLSLLQSAPERGALLARLRTMGLSRGQGRKLLVLEALPQALLAAFGGALVGWAAIRLLAPDIDLTALALATSGRTSPTLSAALGADTVSLLVPAVAVVCLAAGVAAVQAWWTTRRTTTTELRAGDAR; this is translated from the coding sequence GTGCGCACCCGGCTGCGCACCGCGCCCGGTGCCGCCGTCGCGCTGGGAGTGCTGGTGCTGCTCACGGCGTTCCTCGCCGCTGCGTTTCCGCGTGCGGTGACGACGTACGAGGACGAAGGGCTGCGGCACGCGATCGACTCGGCCCCCGCCGGGCAGCGGGTGATCCAGGCCACGTCGAACGCCTCGTTCCGCTCCCTGGGCGACGCACCGGAGGAGTCCGAGCCGGCGCTGACCCCGGAGGACATGCGTCAGGGCCTCGCCGAGGTGCTCAAGGCGCCCGCGAAGCCGCTCCAGGTGCTGCCGGGGCAGGCGGTGCACGCGGTGCTCACGCCCACGGAGCTGGCCGCGACGGACACGTGGCTGCCCAAGCTGGCCCCGGCGGCGATGCCCTCCTTCGCCGTGACGGCGCGTTCCGGCCTCGCCGGGCAGGCCCGGTTCGTCGCGGGGCGCGCCCCCGTCCACCAGGGCGACAAACCCGCCGGTGCGGTCCTCGGCCTGGAGGCGGCGGTCAGTGAGGCCACCGCGCGCACCCTGGGCCTCACGGTCGGCTCGGTGGTGCACCTCGACGCGGAGTCCCGAGGCGCGACCTCGGGCAACTCCGCCCGGGTGAAGATCTCCGGGATCTTCGCGCCGCGCGCCCCGCAGTCCCTGTACTGGGCCGTCGATCCGAACCTGCTGAAGCCCGGCATCAAGGAGGAGGGCAACCCGGACCTGGAGCACTGGTGGTCGACGCTGCTGGTCGCGCCGGAAGCGGCACCGTCCCTCTTCCATCTCGCGCCCGAACTCGAACGGGTCTGGGAGGTCGCCCCGCGCACCGACCACCTCACCGCCGCCGAGACGTCCGCGCTGGTCCAGTCGATCGCTTCGCTGGAGAACGGGCCCGGGGCCAGCGCCCTGCGCGCCCGCATGAAGCAGCCGGTCACCGTCGGCACCGGCATCGAAGGCATCGTCGCCTCCTACGAGTCCAACCGGACGGCCGTCGCACCGGTCATCTCCGTCGCCGGTTACGGCGTGGGGACGGTCGCCGCGGTCGTCCTGCTCATGGCGGGCGCGCTCGCCGGGGCCCGCCGGTACGCCGAGCTGTCCCTCCTGCGGGCGCGCGGCGGCTCCGTGCGGGGCATCGCGGGGCGGCTGGGCGCTGAGCTGGGAGTGGTGGCGGTGCCCGCCGCCGTGCTGGGCTGGGCGGCGGCGTACGCGCTGCTGCCGCACGCCCCGCTCGCTCCCTCGCTGCTCGCCGCAGCCGCCGTCGCGCTGCTCGCCAGTGCGGCACTGCCGGTGCGGGCCGCCGTCTCCCATCTGCGACCGCGCGTCCACGGCGGCCGGGGCGACATCGCCCACGCCAAGCCGTCCCGTCGTCGTACGGTCGTCGAACTCACCCTGGCCGTACTGACCGTGGGCGCGGTCGCCGCCCTGCGCAGGCGCGGCACCGACGACGGGGCGGACGCGTTGATCAGCGCCGCTCCGGTACTGATCGGGATCGTCGCGGCGCTCGTCCTCGTGCGGCTGTACCCGCTGCCCCTGCGGTGGGCGGCGCGCCCGATGGCGCTGCGCCGGGGCGCGATCGGCTTCCTGTCGGCGGCGCGTGCGGGGCGTGCCCCGGTGACGGCGATGCTGCCGCTGCTGGCGCTGCTGATCGCCCTGACGACGGCGGCGTTCGGCGGTTCCGTACTGGCCGGGGTGAACGAGTCCCGGGACCGGGCGGCGACTGTCCGGGTCGGCGCGGACGCCCGGCTGGACGCGCGCGGCAAGGACGTCAGGGGGTACGACGAGCGGGCCGTGGCGGCGGTGCGCAAGGCGCCGGGGGTCCGCGAGGTCGTTGCGGTCGGGCTGGATTTCTTCCTGTCGCTGCCGGACAAGAAGAGCGAGATCACGCTGGTGGCCGTCGACCCGGTCGCGTACGCGCAACTGTCCGGCGGACCGGACGCCGGGGGCTTCGCGCCCGCCGCGCTGAAGGGCGGCAAGCGGGGCGGGACGTTCCCGGTGCTGGTGTCGCCCGACGCCGCGAAGCGGCTGCGCGGCACGGGCGACCTCGCCCTGCGCAGCGCGAGCCACGGGGACTTCACGGCCCGCGTCGCCGGGACCGTGCCGCGTACGCCGGTGCTGCCCGAGGGCGACTTCATGATCGTCAGCAAGGACGCCTTCGCCTCGGTCACCGCCAGGTCCCTGCTGGTCAGCGGCGACGGCCTGACGTCGGATGGGCTGACGAGGGCGGCGGGCGTACCGGGCCTCGTACATCTGTGGAGCGAGGAACGCGCGAGGTTCGTGGACCAGCCGCTCCAGGCGGGGGCGATGCGGATCTACACCGTGTCCGTCGCCGCCGGGGCGGGCTTCGCCGTCCTCGCGGTACTGCTGTCCCTGCTCCAGTCCGCCCCGGAGCGCGGCGCGCTGCTCGCCAGGCTGCGCACGATGGGCCTCAGCCGGGGGCAGGGCCGGAAGCTGCTGGTCCTGGAGGCGCTGCCGCAGGCGCTGCTGGCGGCGTTCGGCGGGGCGCTGGTCGGGTGGGCGGCGATCCGGCTGCTGGCCCCCGACATCGACCTGACCGCGCTGGCGCTGGCCACGAGCGGCCGGACCTCCCCCACCCTGTCCGCCGCGCTCGGCGCGGACACCGTCTCGCTGCTGGTCCCCGCTGTCGCGGTGGTGTGCCTGGCGGCCGGTGTCGCGGCGGTGCAGGCGTGGTGGACGACGCGACGCACCACCACGACCGAACTGAGGGCAGGAGACGCACGATGA